In a single window of the Zea mays cultivar B73 chromosome 5, Zm-B73-REFERENCE-NAM-5.0, whole genome shotgun sequence genome:
- the LOC103625820 gene encoding RING-H2 finger protein ATL70, with translation MSSGGTPPVGLTPADGGMFSTDRIGGFGYGVGVSVGILLLVTTITLASYFCTRAPADAAGEAAPSSGRHGGEGAHDDVELGIDEATLKGYPEVVYGEARKLAKATKKGTSTCTCCSICLDNYGKGDVLRMLPDCGHLFHRECVDPWLRHHPTCPVCRTSPVPSPMPTPLAEVTPLAMSRMSMSS, from the coding sequence ATGAGCTCCGGCGGGACGCCGCCCGTGGGGCTAACACCGGCGGACGGCGGCATGTTCAGCACCGACCGCATCGGCGGCTTCGGCTACGGCGTCGGCGTGTCCGTCGGCATCCTCCTGCTCGTCACCACCATCACGCTCGCCTCCTACTTCTGCACCCGAGCGCCCGCCGACGCCGCGGGGGAGGCCGCTCCGTCGTCCGGGCGCCACGGCGGCGAAGGGGCGCACGACGATGTCGAGCTCGGCATCGACGAGGCCACGCTCAAAGGGTACCCGGAGGTGGTGTACGGCGAGGCCAGGAAGCTGGCCAAGGCCACCAAGAAGGGCACCTCCACGTGCACGTGCTGCTCCATCTGCCTCGACAACTACGGCAAAGGCGACGTGCTCCGGATGCTGCCCGACTGCGGCCACCTGTTCCACCGGGAGTGCGTCGACCCCTGGCTCCGCCACCACCCGACGTGCCCCGTGTGCCGGACGTCGCCGGTGCCGAGCCCCATGCCAACGCCACTCGCCGAGGTCACGCCGCTGGCAATGTCCAGGATGTCGATGTCGTCATGA
- the LOC100283585 gene encoding dnaJ protein encodes MFGRAPKKSDNTRYYEILGVSKDASQDDLKKAYRKAAIKNHPDKGGDPEKFKELAQAYEVLSDPEKREIYDQYGEDALKEGMGGGGGMHDPFDIFQSFFGGGSPFGGGSSRGRRQRRGDDVVHPLKVSLEDLYNGTSKKLSLSRNVLCSKCNGKGSKSGASSRCAGCQGSGFKVQIRQLGPGMIQQMQHPCNECKGSGETISDKDRCPQCKGDKVVPEKKVLEVVVEKGMQNGQKITFPGEADEAPDTATGDIIFVLQQKEHPKFKRKGDDLFYEHTLILTESLCGFQFVLTHLDNRQLLIKSNPGEVVKPDSFKAINDEGMPMYQRPFMKGKLYIHFSVEFPDSLSPEQCKTLEAVLPLKPVSQYTDMELDECEETMPYDVNIEEEMRRRQQQHQEAYDEDDDVPGGGQRVQCAQQ; translated from the exons ATGTTCGGCCGCGCGCCGAAGAAGAGCGACAACACCCGGTACTACGAGATCCTGGGGGTTTCCAAGGACGCGTCACAGGATGACCTCAAGAAGGCCTACCGCAAGGCCGCCATCAAGAACCACCCCGACAAGGGCGGCGACCCCGAGAAG TTCAAGGAGCTAGCTCAGGCTTATGAGGTCCTCAGCGACCCTGAAAAGAGAGAGATCTATGACCAGTATGGCGAGGATGCCCTCAAGGAGGGAATGGGAGGCGGTGGTGGGATGCATGATCCCTTTGACATATTCCAGTCATTCTTTGGTGGTGGAAGCCCTTTTGGAG GTGGCAGCAGTAGGGGCAGAAGGCAACGACGGGGAGATGATGTGGTTCATCCTCTGAAGGTTTCTCTGGAGGATTTGTACAATGGCACATCAAAGAAGCTCTCTCTGTCCCGCAATGTCCTCTGCTCCAAGTGCAATGG TAAGGGTTCCAAGTCTGGAGCTTCGTCGAGGTGTGCTGGTTGTCAAGGTTCTGGCTTCAAGGTCCAAATCCGGCAGTTGGGACCTGGAATGATTCAGCAAATGCAACATCCTTGCAATGAGTGCAAGGGTTCCGGAGAGACCATCAGCGATAAGGATAGATGCCcacaatgcaaaggtgataaagttGTGCCGGAGAAGAAAGTTCTTGAAGTGGTAGTTGAGAAAGGTATGCAGAATGGGCAGAAGATCACATTCCCTGGCGAAGCTGATGAAGCG CCTGATACTGCCACTGGAGATATCATCTTTGTTCTCCAGCAGAAGGAGCATCCCAAGTTCAAGAGAAAGGGCGATGACCTCTTCTACGAGCACACACTGATCTTGACTGAATCTCTGTGTGGCTTCCAGTTTGTTCTGACTCACTTGGATAACAGGCAGCTGCTGATCAAATCGAACCCCGGCGAAGTTGTGAAGCCTG ATTCTTTCAAGGCAATCAACGATGAAGGCATGCCCATGTATCAGAGGCCCTTCATGAAGGGCAAGCTGTACATCCACTTCTCGGTGGAGTTCCCGGACTCGTTGAGCCCGGAGCAGTGCAAGACCCTGGAGGCTGTTCTCCCGCTCAAGCCAGTATCACAGTACACTGATATGGAGCTGGACGAGTGCGAGGAGACAATGCCATACGACGTGAACATCGAAGAGGAGATGCggaggcggcagcagcagcaccaggagGCCTACGATGAGGATGATGATGTGCCAGGCGGTGGGCAGAGGGTGCAGTGCGCCCAGCAGTAG